Part of the Montipora foliosa isolate CH-2021 chromosome 13, ASM3666993v2, whole genome shotgun sequence genome is shown below.
ATAGGCCTCCTTCTTTTTTTCGGGCACTGCCCTGGGTGGGTGCTGTACAGGTTGAGCATCAGGTTTCAGTTCAATGTGGTATTTCCCTCCTGGCAGTTTACCAATGCCTTCGAACACATCTTTAAATTCTGACAATACATACTCCTTTGTAATAGGTAAACAGTGTCTCTTTCCATTCAGGATAACTGCATCATTTGTCATTTCACACATGGGCGTTTTAACTTCATCTAAGTTTGGACGTAAAACACTCACACTCGTATGGACTTGTGGAACACGGGTTAAAGCGGGTGGTGTTACCACTGGGAAGTCAATGTAACCAATTTGCTGCGCTGTTGTTCTACCTAGGATGAGGTATCCTCGAGTGTCTGTCACCTGACAGGTTGCCATCTGTGGCTGTTTATTTCTGGTGTGTATGGTAATTATACACGCTCCAAGATTTGCTATCGGAGATTCTCCGTATCCGTAGATTTGCACGGAAGTAGGCATCAGTTCGTTATTTCCAAACAGCgatttgtacatgtataaaggCATTACATTGCATCCCGCGCCAGTGTCGATCTCACACTCAACTTGGTGAATCGGTCCTTCACTTGCTGCACTCAACCAAAGTGGCTTGATATGCTTGCTTGGAGTGTCATTAATGCTCTTAACATGATACGTCTGAATACAGTGAAACAATACTGGCTGACTTGAGTACTGCTGGAGCGGTTCAAGCGGCAGGTAGGGGCCTGGATACGGGTTGATTGGAGGCTGGCTATTTCCCTCCACTAGTTGTGTCTGCAAGTCATGCACTTGAGTTTGTTTGAACGTTCTGTTCTTGCCTGGTTTTGCTCTCTTGCTTTTGCAACACTTCTGGTAATGCCCTTTTTTACCACAGTTGTGACATATTACATCCTTGGCTGGACACTTAGACTTTGGATGAGCTGGCCTTGCTCCGCAACAATAACAGTCTTGTCGCTTCATTCCATCTTTGTCTTGGGAAGTGAAATTTTTTCCGTGTCCTTTTTCTGATTTTCCATCTTCTTGGTGATTTCCTtgtagcttgtgaacttgagtTGACCCTTGTTGTATGGCTGTGGCTGCTGCCAATGCTGTGCTGAGAGTCTGCATAATCGATCTTTGACAATCGCTATTGTAGATGTCCGTAGCAATCTCGATGACCCTGTCCGCTGTGAGTGTGTCTTGGTTCTCttccaaacatttctgatacTCCATTGGATTTTTGAGTCCAAGGAGAATTGCATTCCGGAGAGCCATGTATTTGGCGCTCTCTGGCCATCCACATGCGTCGTTAATTTGTCAGCACTTTTCGATATATTCGGGTAGTTCCATATCTCCTTGCGTTAACACCTTGTATTGAGTAGCCGCGACGAGTTTGCAGTGCTCCTCCAATTTTTCGAGGTGCTTTTCCCAATTCTTGAGATCCGCTTCGGAAAACGTCACCTTGTCGAGAATATTTTGACCACTGGTAAATACACAAGCATGTGAATTCTGGATCTGCTTTAGTCATCCTTAAACCTTTGCATAAGacagaaaccttttttttccattctaGGAAACGCTCATGTAGTTTTCCATCGCTTGTCCAGTCGAGAATCGGTCCTTTTGTCAGCACTTCCATAGCCATTTAAATTTCCCTTGCGTCGCTAAAACTCCGAATTAATACGAAGGCTGGATTTTTTCGGCCCTGACACCATGTTTCCTTATGAGTTTCACTGTCTAGCTATCTTTTAATCACTCTCTTGAAAACCCGACGATTTACGATAACATCACATTTTATACCGAGCGACGgttaaatctcaactccttgaataataattaatagctTCAATACCCTAGTGGTTCACACATTCTGCACGCATTTATATCTTAATTATTCAGGGTAGCTCACACATTCTGCACTGGTCTAGTATCACAACAGTAATCTTTCTCAAAGGTAAATTTTTCAACCTACACATACAAtacacaaaataatatttttccaTCAACCAAATTTGTTCTTTCGTTCTTGAAAAGCTATTGATCTTGTCTCAGTATTCAGATTGGAGTTAAGGCTGGCGTCATTTTAAGAATTAATATCATATTGCatagttctttttgttttgtagaTGATCACTCTTGGTGGTGATGCTGAGCTGGAACTTGTTGACAGCCTTGACCCTTTCTCTGAAGGTATTGTGTTCAGGTAAGAGCTAATGACATCTTTATTTCCTGAACTCAGAGCAGTTTTCTCGACTAGTGGTTTTAAATACCTTCAGTCTTTGTGAgaaattaagaaaggaaaggaactttatttaaggaggctcaaaatagtctctccttttttcaaacaaataaacatattctgcccttagattaaaaaattattttggtctcattatattttcctctaaaataacgttaccatggcaacaatattagtcatttctttgagccttaaaatcaaaataattatattgtcttttttgaagaaactggacggtgaaatcttcccattcagcgttaccagataatattagaaataatctctaaaatatttaaaattcaacaaaatctgttggCCAGTTTTtgggaaaaatcagtttttttaaaatgtgtCTCTTTCACCTGCagaatttttaatttgaaagacaaacatttgaaattaatgtaagctaacatgcaaaaaatgaaagaaattcaacatcttgaagcagagatataaacaagtaaagttgcaaaatcggAAAATGACGGGGCTACAAGATCCGCATTTATACGAATGTGTCACCCGCTCATTTGAGACCGCGCGCAAATGGAGCtatacaggccaacacaaatggatttaagtgaccattaaactgTTGTGTATAATTTTCATAGTTTTTGTGAATGGGAGATGTCTattatattccatatatataggAATAAGGAGAAAGGGGAGTGAAATTAgcagtatttatttatttctggtgacccaatttgaatcatgagctgacacatcagcagcttacgaattgtgTGTGTGGCTTACTTGCGCGccctcagctgaaaaccctttcgagcctccttaagtgtctaatcttctatcgctgaagcactaattggggacactgtaaaattaattgaaatcattaacaaatcaacgcaaatcaagtcaaattttggttttctaAGAGAGGGAAAAATTGGAGTAGCCGAAGAAAAacctcggtgcagagtagagaagccacaaactcaacccacatgacgccaagtctgggaatctaacctgggccacattggcggGAGGCAAGcactctcaccactgtgccatccctgcaccccagggTGCACACAATTGATGATGTTATAGACCACAACTCTGGGGACTCAGTGCCTTGCTTTTTGCAggtagtgtgtgggttcttatGAACAAGAGTTGTGACATGTGACCCTTGGCTCACAGCTCCTAGATGAGAAGACTTTCAAAGTAATTGAGTCTAACCATTTAGAAAGGTAGCACTTTGTCTGATTCACACCTAAAGATCCCCCAATCagcaagtaaaatcgtctgacattagccagagtaaaatcaaTAAGTTTCAATCTCATGTGGGGAAGGGTTAAAGACTCTACAAGTTGGTCCTACAGAAATTTAGCCTGctacaaaaattaattaatagaaGTGGTGTGTCAACCAACATTAGTCATTTGTCAGTGACGAGTCAACCAATGCATTGGACAACACTTTGGTGGAATTGGATTTCTTACCATTGCTATAGTCCCATAGACTTCTTACTAAGCTAACTGGTTGGCAGTTTCCAATAACATTTGCCTGTCTTTCTGTGCTATTTCAAATTTCCAAGGAAATGTAAgtggatgtacatgtacacatgtTGGcatatttttatgattaataataataaataataataataataataataattattattattattattattattattattattatctttattAATCAGTAGAAATACAtattacatgttatttacaataTATAGCCTAATACaataaaaatgaaactatttaataaataaagtatgtttGAAAAAAAGCCTCTTTAGAAAAGATGATTTAAATTGCTCAGTATTTATTCTAGGTAAAAGACTGCTAGTACTTTTAAGTCTTAAAAAGGATTACTTGACTCTTGGCAATAAGCTATGAAGAGGATGACCAGCATTGCGATCTTTATTAAAAATAGTACAGTCTGATTTGTCTGATAACTGAGAAATGTCTATAAAATAGGAAATATACTAATTATTATCTTCAATAATTTTGATTGTAGTGTGAGACCACCTAAAAAGAGCTGGAAGAATATCTCCAATTTGTCAGGTGGAGAGAAGACCTTAAGTTCACTGGCTTTGGTAAGTCTATTGTTACTGTTGTAACAACATATAATCTCTCATTTTGTGTGTACAGGTAAGGTTAAGAATTTAAGTGTTGAATTCTGTTTCAGGTGTTTGCTCTTCATCATTACAAGCCAACACCTCTTTATGTTATGGATGAAATAGATGCTGCCTTGGACTTTAGAAATGTTTCTATTGTTGCCAACTATATAAAGGTAAAGCAAGTATGCTTCTATCACATGGAAATATATTATTTCAAACACTTAAAAAGAAGCCAAAACTACCTACACCTGAGATACTAACAAGTAATTCTGCAACTAATCAAATGTTGTTGGCCGATGGTGGCATATGCTTATACTCCAGTGGCATAATTTTCAAACctaagataaaaattcaaattcaaaccAGCCCCAACTACAACTTTTATTTCCCTTCATTATTTATTAGATAAGAAGTAGATGGAGTATCAAAAACATCAATCTCCAATCTTGCTGGTCAATAATATTACAATGTAGTCATAGCGTAAGGGGCAGTCAATTGAATCTTGACTCTTATTAACTACCTTATGGTGTACAAAAAGACCTACAGATTGTCTCcactttttcttcaaaataattttctttggtACAGCTATGgtgttttcattttattgaatgttaTAATCTGATCTCTGTTTCTTTCAGGAGAGAACTAAGAATGCCCAGTTTATTATAATAAGTCTAAGAAACAACATGTTTGAGTTGGCCGATCGGCTCATTGGCATATTCAAGACTGATAATTGTACAAAGAGTGTCACTATCAACCCACAACTTATATCATCAGAAGCCTGATAATCATAAACACCGGGAAAAAAACTTGGCACAGAGCCTACAGTCAGTGGATGAAggacatttcctttgttgtatcaaTATGACAATCACTctcacaaaattaataatcaaGATAACCATTGCTGTTCAGGATTACAAAAAAACAAGATAGCTCTGTTGGAATTCATTGGTCTCTGTTTCTTATTGCACTcatttaaaatgtaaaaaaatagtTTGCACAGTTCCTTTTTACTTGTGGGAGTCAAGTTAACATTGTAATGTAAAGAGTTGTACATGCTGTCAGTACGTGGACCACCTTGCTCAGGCAGGGTGACCTGTTACAGAAGCATAAGAAAATTTCAGCCTGGTTTTATTTGAATGAACTTGTTTACGTGCTTACTAACTGCAAAGTTACATCAAAGGTCATAACATTATACTTGTTttgcttgttgttgtttttttcttccatgtaactTACATATAGTTCTATGAGTCAATAATGTCCAAAAATAAACCTTTTATAAAGCTACTGTACCTGGCTGCGTTTTCAGTGCCTTATAATGAATGCATAATATTTGAAAATGTTGTATCACAGCAATTAGGGCTGGAGCATTTGAGATCTTCCAGCCTGGACTGGCAAGGTGTCAGCAGCTCAGGgctcggttgttcgaaagccgattaacttaatccaggattagtgtgaacttttgtttcatgttttccaccttttggtgaaattttcatttgctcattttggtttttcaaggttgacttcttctaatgtaaggtTTTGGCGAATATCAGCGTTCAACAGCATttgagagtagagaaataaactccttggttaatttttaatctggggttagcgttaatcgacttttgaacaaccgggccctaaCATCTGGACAAGCCAAAAAGCCCTCCTTTTCACAATAACTATACAacattttgcaaaagaaaaaccCTAGCTGATTGAAGTGCAAAAGCCTGCCTTACCAGGCTGGGTCACCTTAGATaaacagggcccggttgttcaaaagccttattccaggattagcgtaaactttggtttcatttttcaacttgtGCATGGgtgaaagtttgttttgtttttgtctgttttttttaGGTTGACTaactctaatgtaaaattttgccgaaTCTTTTTTATCTGGGATAAGTGTTAAATggtttttgaacaaccaggcccagatCTTTAGTTGTTCTTCACTGGCATGGTTTATTATTACTCGGGTATAATGCAGCTGTGCTATGAAACTCTCCCTTGGTAGAAAGTGTATTCAGTTATCCTGCTAGAGAAAGACAAAAAGAGGATATATTTTACACAACTCTTCGGGCCTTTATTCATAATCATCAACAACTTGTCAAACGTGGTCTAAATCcaaacacaataattatttacaagaaATAAGAGCTTGTGGATTGTTCTAATCCTGTAGAACAAAAAAGTAATGACAAGAATTACAATCCTTCGATAAAAACGTTTGATTTCTACTTAAAACTGAGCTCAGCATCCCTGACACAAAATACATGCATTCACCAACTTGACTTTTGTAATCCATtacttgtaataattattacaataattaacTATTAACTTATCTTAGACATTTTCATCTCTATTTCatttacaattattattctaTTTCAAGaacttcaaattaatttcttaaatttctAGCATAATTATATCACAAACTAGACATGCTGACTCTCTGCCCTGATGCCATGCTGTTTCTTGATGATCCGGGATTGGAACTGTCACACTCTCGATAATTACAAAGCCTTGAGAATTGCCATTGTTATGAGACCTTTCAAGAGAACCAATGTGTTGTTATTATATAAGTTGATTTGTCTCCCAAATTAGTAGAGTTCACATAACTTAAGTATATTTCATTTGGAAGAGATATAGAGTGTTTCCACATGACATCACAGTagccatgttggaggagtgaaatattcttctgggaatagcccaatttcgatatatttcGGTGTGAGAGACTGGTGCCCAATTCTATTCACCATagcgaggctctggggaataaacgcAAGTTGTCTTCGAGATGACACCTGGAAGTGTTGGGTTTGTCTAGTAGAGTGTTTCCCTTTTTCGTGTTTTTCGGCTTGGTATTTAACCTGCAGCTACTAAATCGGTCCTGGCTCAACTATTGTTGGAATGAAAACTTCACAAGAAGTAGCATGTGAAAAGAATTGTGACTACTTTCAACGCCAAAAATTGCCTTGGCTTCGAACTTTCTTACATGAAAGAGGAATCCAAACATCTTCTGATGGCAAGGCGAAGAGAAAGGCTGAATTAGCCGAGTTGGCGTTTAATGCTCATAAAATGAAGCTACCGAAGGTTTCTGATGGCGAAAGTGAGAACACGAATACTGTGATTGCCGAATTGTTGAGAACAGACGAAGGGGTTTTGGCCACACCTGCTTTAATAAACAACTGGAGCAAGAACCTGTCACTATTTCCTGAGGTTACCTTTCCTGACATCTGTAATTATTTGCTTGGAAAGGCTGACGAATATTCAGCGGAAAATCTCAAGTCATTCAAGAGCCTCACTGGGTATCGGTTGTTTATAGATGGGCATGTTATGGACTTGAAAATACATAAAGTTCCCGACAAGTCATATGCATTGGTGAAGTTCAACGTGCAACCCACAGAAAGGTCGAAGACAGGAGAGGGGAAGGATTCGTACGACGGTTTTGTGGTCCTCAAAGTCGATGGTTCAATTCGTGGTGCATTCTGCCCATGCCAAGGAGGGTAAGAGCGCGACATATTTTGCATGTGCTTTCCCTGTTTTTCAAGACAACGTACATTTAATTAAGCTTATTTCTCACCCTTGTTACAAATATTCTTTACAGTGAACTTAAGCTTATAGTGTCGTTTATATGCTCAACAAAAGCAAACTCGTTGAAAAAGTATTTTACTTCTATAtttagaaaatattattcaagCTTGGAGCTCCATCACAGCAAAAGCTAATCAGAACTAGTGTAGTGTGTCTCAGACCGTGCCTTTTGTCGTAGACAACAGTATGAATACAGGGTATAAAGTCAACACTTTCACTTAATCTGTAAATCTTAAGATGGCTAGTTCTGAAAGAAAGTTTCCTTTTGTGGACACAAACAGTTGCCCCACCACTGCCTGCTTGTGATTTAAGTAATTGTcttgttcttttaattttgtagTGCTGATGGAACATGCAGGCATGTAGCAGCAGCATTGTTTGATATTGAACGTACTGTACACAACAATAGCCAACAATCCTCAACATCAAAAGAGTGTACTTGGAAGAGAAAAGCCAAGCCTAATGAAAAGTCTTGCTCACTTGAGGAACTGAAAATTACCAAGGCAGAATATGGAAAAGCTAGTAAACAGGCTATTAAACCAACAACCTTTGATCCAACATCACTAGAACTTGATCATTTGTCATTTATGGATTCTTTAAGGGCTGGGTTAGAGGAGCATGTGCCATCTGCAGTTCTGCTTCAGTTACTTCCACAGACCACAGCTGCAGCAGTAACTGAAGCAGAACTTACAAAATTGATATCACATGATAATTGTGTTGAACATGAGGAGGAAACTGTGGCTGTGGAGGTAAATACCATTGCTCAATTGAGAGACACTTTCCTTGCGTCAAAAGAAATTGGTGACAGTGAGACATTAGATGTTACAAATGAGTTGTGCTCTGAATTCCTGGATTTTATCAAAATAGATAAAGATCAGGCAGTCATGATATTTGAGAAAACCAAAAGTCAAGGGAACTGTGATTTTTGGATGGACCAGAGATATGGCCGAATTACAGGGTCAAACTTTTACAGGATTTGCCATTTAAGGGAAAGTACAAATAAAGACAATACTCTCAAAGATTTATTGGGTTACTGTCCAGTTCCAATTGAAAAACAACCGGCCCAGTTTGAGTGgggacatgaaaaagaaaaatcagctgTTGATCTCtattacaaaaaaatgaaaaaggtaCACAAGGAGCTGTGTGTATCTGAGTGTGGTCTTATTGTTGATCCTGAATTGCCACATCTTGGGTCCTCTCCTGACAGAATGCGGTTTTGCTTATGTTGTGGCAAGAGAGTGGTGGAAGTGAAAAGCCTTTTTGCAAAAAGGTCAATGTTGCCACACATTGCTGCTGCTGATTATATTTACAAGGAGGATGGGATTTACAAACtgaaaagggaaacaaaatggaACTACCAGATACAAGGAGAAATGGCTTTGTCCAGAGTTAAACATGCAGATCTTGTCATTTACACCAACAAGGGTATTATGGTCATTGATGTTCCATTTGATGTGAAATTATGGGATGATATTCTGGTGAAACTGAACAAGTTCTATTTTAAGTTTATGATTCCGGAACTCCTCACACAGCGAATAAAGAAACTCTGCTGAGGTTTTATGGGACAATTCTTGACATAATACTTAAATTACTGGTATGCTTCTCTTATGTTACTGTTTACGTTATTTTGCTAGTGGTGGAAGTAAATTGCAAATTGCAGCACAGACAATCACTAGCTGATTAGCTATCCCCACCATTGATAATGGCATATTGCCCTCAAAGATTCTGAAATTTTTCAATCTTTCAATGGCACGCTCAACATGAATCCTAACTTTAGCAATGCTGGATGTCATGGCTCTTGCTCTTCTTGACAGCTGTTTAcctgtttaaaaaataaatgtaaagatacaatgatgatttgaaaaattaaacCTTTAACCTGCCCTAAAATGAATTTAGGGCTCCGAAGTTGTTTGTCATTGAAAATGGAAGTGGTGTGAATCAAAGTGAATTACCCAAACTGACCTCAAAAGCTAGAGTTTTGCTTGCAACTCATAATACATACAGTACCTTTTGAGAATGGAGGAATATTAAGTTTCACACCTCTTCTTGTTAATAGGTCTCGTATATTGAATCCCCTATCTGCCATTAAATGATCTCCCTCTTCAAGGAGGTCAATAAGACCACTTTCTTGCACAATCTTACGGTCGCTGGTACTGCCAGACCACAATTtggaaatgaaagtgaaagcTCCATTGGGTGCAATTCCCACCAATAATTTCACCGTGTTGTGGTGTTTATAGTCACTCCACGTTGCTTTCTGTGCACAAGGGGATGTTGGCTTCTCAATAAAGAACTCTGTTGCATCAATAATCACCCTGGTATCAGGGTAATTCTTGAACGACTTTGGAAATTGGCGCTGAACTTCTTCACGAGATGGCCACTGAAGTAAAGTGCCATCAAAAATTTTGGCCAGTAGACAAACCCATGTTGTGACAATCTTAGAAATGGTGGACTCGGAAACACCAAACAGGTCTCCCAGGTGTCGGTTCAGGATACCCAAACGCAGCCTACATAATACCAAAAGATACTCTTCCTTTACTGAAAGTTGCCTCAATCTGCCAGGCTTTCGTTTTGACGCATCACTCTGATAGTAAGATTTGGATTCTTTTTTCTTGTCCCAGTATTTAATCTTTTCTGCGTATGGTTGAATTAGATTCAAGGTACAATTGAAACACGCAAGGTTTGGTAAGCCGGTGTAAAATTTCACAGATTCATCATCTCTTAGCATGTCTTCAGTGATGAGCTCTCTTTTGAgtctctttttgttttcaacttttcccTCAAGTATCGTGATTTTCTTCCTACACTCTTCAAGTTCTGTTATCAGGTATTCAATTTCGTCAGCTGTCAAGTCCGTTTGACACTCTGTAGAAGTTGTACCTGGAGGAAGACTGACATCACTACTCACCGTGCTGTCTTCAGGTATTGCCTGTTCCTGGCGGCATAAATACGAGTGATCGTGGTGAATTTTATTCATGTCAACAAAGTCTCTTTCACGATTATCCGTGGCAttcttaaaatcaagctttttaGGACAATGCTTCTTTGCGGCAGGCTCATGTTCACAGCGCTCCATCTGTCgcttttcatgtcgtttcgctcGGGCACTGGTTGTCTTCTTCGAGCTCGCAGGGTCAAAAATAGTCGGGCAAGCAGTAACAGATTTACGACCAGAAATAGAAACTTTCACATCCGTTTCCTTAAAGTGCAAGGAACAGATCCTTGGATCAACAaggtttttgaattttttgtcagCTCGTTTACAAAAGACCACCCACTTTCTTCGCCGGCAGTGGTCTTCAGGAAAAGCAAAGAACGTGAGATCTGGTCTATTATGAGTGCCATTTCGGCAAACAGCCACAGCACAATACTTTACCATGGCAATCGCCTATCATAAAGTacagagaacaaaaaaaatctcaCTGAAATCTTTCGTGGTTGACAAAGCACATGGCTCGAGTCGATCtttgctttgtttgttttcattaaaaccCGCGCCTTATTCCCCAGAACCTCGCTTTGGTGAATAAAATTTGGTACCAGTCTCTCACGCCgaaatatatcgaaattgggctattGAACTCcacttttatgcaaattcttccttttgttttagtatgcaaatattgctgctggtcacatgagcgaaaacactctataggatACTCATCGCTGTCCAAGACAATTTCGTATCTAACTGTAGGTACATCTGCACTAAGTGTGGTGGGAGATTGTGGCATGTTTTTGCAACCAAAATATGGGGAAACCACACCACAACAAAGTCATTGCCACTATACAGGGTTAATTGCTCATAGTGTACATATTGCAAGACACAGTAACAAATTGAATGCAAGATTCATAAATAGCTCTAGAGCATTCATTGGGCACACTATTGGATACATTACTTGTACATTGTAAATCGTGGTTTTCATTAGAAACAATGCGTAGGAGTGGATAAAAGGGTAGTGGCTCTCAAATCACCTTAACAAAACTGTAACTTAATTTTATAACCACAATCAAGTGTTACCGGTAATTAGATATTTTGCAactgtttcagttttgttgaatgattaacccattcactcccaggggttccccattaacgagtaaaatcatctggcgttagacagagtaaaaagtctggccggtttggacatcaatgggttaaggttAGGGTTCAAAATCTCCAAATCCTGTACCCCTGGTcaaatcagtgaaaaacattagggagcttaagcatgcgcgtttttgagacgcggatggcaaccggaagagaacatttcacgtaccaggacagtggtgtctcctagatttttatactaatcatctctaatggagaaaagatacttggcactataaatgtggttgagtgaagccaagttgaaagggaaaacaggtcacttccggttgccgtccacgtcccaaaaacgcgtgtgcttaagctccctaatgcttttttttgtgggggagggggggggggtgttgttcaaaaggtggattaTACTAtacaccggataaatcactatccagtggataagtcatgacaaaaacaattagCTATTgtgctatccagtggatagtgatttatccggtgcaCCATCCATCGTTTCAACAACTGGGCCAGAACATTCAAGTGAAAAATGTGACAGAAAAGTTTCActgaaagacaaaattttaCCCAGTATATATGAAGCCAGCAACTTCTGGTTGACAGATAACAACAGATAATGAGGTAAATCAAAGCGTTTGTCCCCTTCCATTGGCAACACCAAAGCAATGATGCAGACAACTGCTGTTATGATGACCCACAAACTGGGGCCAGGCTGACCTCCAAATCCTGTAAATGAATCAAAGTCAGTTCTCACATGGTCATTCTTACTACACACTGAATATTGAGGAGAACTGGGGGTTCTCCTTTTCAAATGTACCTGAACTTGATTTTCTCATGTATTTTTTAGACAGTACTAGTGCTTATTGcaaattatttatttctgtGTGTAGCATTTATTGAATAGACTTGAGAGTAAAGACAAAGCTGTGTTCAAAGACAGCAAAAAGCCTTGAAGGCCTTTAAGAGATATCTAAAATCAAAGTGATTTTGTCTTAATAATTTAGGCATTGATGAAGAGCCATTCACATAGACATACTACACTAAatttgttactattattattagtagtagtagggATCAGTTGGTCTCGAAAGACTATGGCATCGTCTGTGGCTGCACAGGCCAATGCAGGAATAACAGTCTTTGATGCAATGCGTGCATATATGATTAGTGGCCTTGGTATTTAGCTGCCTGTCTTTTCTTTTCTGTCCGTCTCtgtcttattcttattcttctcactattatcaattattattattattattatcatcatcatcaagagTGACACCATTCTAATGCAATTTTAAAGTGATTTACTGGCTTTTTGTAATAACATAATTTCA
Proteins encoded:
- the LOC137983972 gene encoding uncharacterized protein, translating into MKTSQEVACEKNCDYFQRQKLPWLRTFLHERGIQTSSDGKAKRKAELAELAFNAHKMKLPKVSDGESENTNTVIAELLRTDEGVLATPALINNWSKNLSLFPEVTFPDICNYLLGKADEYSAENLKSFKSLTGYRLFIDGHVMDLKIHKVPDKSYALVKFNVQPTERSKTGEGKDSYDGFVVLKVDGSIRGAFCPCQGGADGTCRHVAAALFDIERTVHNNSQQSSTSKECTWKRKAKPNEKSCSLEELKITKAEYGKASKQAIKPTTFDPTSLELDHLSFMDSLRAGLEEHVPSAVLLQLLPQTTAAAVTEAELTKLISHDNCVEHEEETVAVEVNTIAQLRDTFLASKEIGDSETLDVTNELCSEFLDFIKIDKDQAVMIFEKTKSQGNCDFWMDQRYGRITGSNFYRICHLRESTNKDNTLKDLLGYCPVPIEKQPAQFEWGHEKEKSAVDLYYKKMKKVHKELCVSECGLIVDPELPHLGSSPDRMRFCLCCGKRVVEVKSLFAKRSMLPHIAAADYIYKEDGIYKLKRETKWNYQIQGEMALSRVKHADLVIYTNKGIMVIDVPFDVKLWDDILVKLNKFYFKFMIPELLTQRIKKLC